TAAATCAACAAAGCCCAAAGTTATGTCTCTTTCACCTTCAAGTTTACCTACTACGGTACCAGCGTGAATATGATCTCCACCAGACATACGTAACGCTTTTGCTAATACCCGGAAGTGCATACCATGATTCTTCTGTCTATCAATAACCGCATGCATTGCACGGTGGATGTGAAGAAGTAGACCATTATCTCGGCAATAATGAGCCAAGCTAGTATTTGCGGTGAATCCCCCCGTTAAGTAGTCATGCATTACGATCGGAACGCCCAATTCTCTAGCAAATACAGCTCTTTTCATCATTTCTTCGCATGTACCTGCAGTAGCATTCAAGTAATGCCCTTTGATTTCACCTGTTTCAGTCTGTGCTTTAAAAAGTGCTTCGGCACAAAATAAGAAACGATCTCTCCAACGCATAAATGGTTGTGAGTTCACGTTCTCATCATCTTTTGTAAAATCAAGTCCGCCGCGAAGACATTCATAAACAGCTCTACCGTAGTTTTTAGCAGATAACCCCAATTTAGGTTTAATAGTACATCCCAACAGGGGACGACCGTACTTGTTCAATTTATCTCTTTCAACTTGGATCCCATGAGGCGGACCTTGGAAAGTTTTAATATAAGCAGTAGGGACTCGCAGATCTTCCAGACGTAGAGCGCGCAGGGCTTTGAACCCAAATACATTACCTACAATGGAAGTAAACATGTTGGTAACGGAACCTTCTTCAAAAAGGTCTAAAGGGTAAGCTACATAAGCAATATATTGATCTTTTTCTCCAACAACACGCTCGATGCGGTAGCATCGCCCTTTGTAACGATCAAGACTGGTAAGTCCATCGGTCCATACAGTTGTCCATGTACCAGTAGAAGATTCGGCAGCTACCGCGGCCCCTGCTTCTTCAGGTGGAACTCCAGGTTGAGGAGTTACTCGGAATGCTGCCAATATATCAGTATCCTTGGTTTGGTACTCAGGAGTATAATAAGTCAATTTGTACTCTTTAACACCAGCTTTGAATCCAACACTTGCTTTAGTCTCTGTTTGTGGTGACATAAATCCCTCCCTACAACTCATGAATTAAGAATTCTCACAACAACAAGGTCTACTCGACACGAATTACGCGTTAATGAAACTTTTCACAGGAATCTTTCAGAAAATTTCCAACTAATACTAATATTATCAATTAATCAGAATGGTTGATTATTAGACCATGGTATTTGATTTGCCAAATACATCATTATTGTATACTCTTTCATATATATAGCGCAACCCAATTTTGATTTTTTACCTTTTTTTTTGAAATGGAAATACCTAACTAACCTAAATAATAAGAACTTCCCCCTTGACAGTGGTATATGTTGTATATGTAAATCCTAAATGTGAAAATATATGGAATTCCGCTATGAAAGGTATAAAAAAGAAAGAAAAACGCAAAGAAAAGAATAGGCTAGGCATAAATCAATATGCTGAAATTTAACTAAAAAATAAATAAGAAAAATAAGAAGAGGAGCCCATTAGATCCAAATAGTGAATCGTAATAGAAATATAAAATAAAGTTCAGGTTCGAATTCCATAGAATAGATAATATGGATGGGATTGTCTATAATGATAGACAAATGAAAGACTTTCTCAAGATTCTGATTCATCCACTTGAGATTTTGAAATTAAAATAGGTTGGGTGAGCTTGCAAATTAACTCAATCTCATTGAATAAGTAAACAATTGAATTGGTTCAATTGCATGGTGCCAACGAAATCGAGTGCTAATTCCCATTTTATTGAATTAACCGATCGACGTGCTAGCGGACATTTACTTTGAATTCGATAATTTTAGAAAAAACATTTCGACATATTTATTTATTTTTATTTTATTATTATGAGAATCAATCCTACTACTTCTGGTTCTGGGGTTTCCACGCTTGAAAAAAAAAACCTGGGGCGTGTCGTCCAAATCATCGGTCCGGTACTAGATGTAGCCTTTCCCCCGGGCAAGATGCCGAATATTTATAACGCTCTCGTAGTTCAAGGTCGAGATAGTGTTGATCAACCAATTAATGTGGCTTGTGAGGTACAGCAATTATTAGGAAATAATCGAGTTAGAGCTGTAGCTATGAGTGCTACAGACGGTTTAACGAGAGGAATGGAAGTGATTGACACAGGAGCTCCTATAAGTGTTCCGGTCGGGGGGGCGACTCTGGGACGAATTTTTAACGTGCTCGGAGAGCCTGTTGATAATTTAGGGCCTGTAGATACTAGTACAACGTCTCCTATTCATAGATCTGCGCCCGCCTTTATACAGTTGGATACAAAATTATCTATTTTTGAAACAGGAATTAAAGTAGTAGATCTTTTAGCCCCTTATCGCCGTGGAGGAAAAATCGGACTATTCGGGGGGGCTGGAGTGGGTAAAACAGTACTCATTATGGAATTGATTAACAATATTGCTAAAGCTCACGGGGGCGTATCCGTATTTGGCGGAGTGGGTGAACGTACTCGGGAAGGAAATGATCTTTACATGGAAATGAAAGAATCTGGAGTGATTAATGAAGAAAATATTGCAGAATCAAAAGTGGCCCTAGTTTACGGTCAGATGAATGAACCACCAGGAGCTCGTATGAGAGTTGGTTTGACTGCCCTAACTATGGCGGAATATTTCCGAGATGTTAATGAGCAAGACGTACTTCTATTTATTGACAATATCTTCCGTTTCGTCCAAGCAGGATCCGAAGTATCGGCCTTATTGGGTAGAATGCCCTCCGCTGTGGGTTATCAACCGACCCTAAGTACTGAAATGGGTTCTTTACAAGAAAGAATTACTTCTACCAAAGAAGGGTCCATAACCTCTATTCAAGCAGTTTATGTACCCGCAGACGATTTGACCGACCCTGCTCCTGCTACGACATTTGCACATTTAGATGCTACTACCGTACTATCAAGAGGATTGGCTGCCAAAGGTATTTATCCAGCAGTAGATCCTTTAGATTCAACGTCAACCATGCTTCAACCTCGGATCGTTGGTGAGGAACATTACGAAACCGCCCAACGAGTTAAGCAAACTTTACAACGTTACAAAGAACTTCAGGACATTATAGCTATCCTTGGATTGGACGAATTATCCGAAGAGGATCGTTTACTCGTAGCAAGAGCGCGAAAAATTGAGCGTTTCTTATCACAACCCTTTTTCGTAGCAGAAGTATTTACCGGTTCTCCAGGGAAATATGTTGGTCTAGCAGAAACAATTCGAGGATTTCAATTGATCCTTTCCGGAGAATTAGATGGTCTTCCTGAACAGGCCTTTTATTTGGTAGGTAATATCGATGAAGCTACCGCGAAGGCTATGAACTTAGAAATGGAGAGCAATTTGAAGAAATGACCTTAAATCTTAGTGTACTGACTCCTAATCGAATTGTTTGGGATTCAGAAGTGGAAGAAATCGTGTTATCTACTAATAGTGGTCAAATTGGCATATTACCAAATCACGCCCCTATTGCCACAGCTGTAGATATAGGGATTTTGCGAATACGCCTTAACAACCAATGGTTAACGATGGCTCTGATGGGTGGTTTTGCTAGAATAGGCAATAATGAGATCACTGTTTTAGTAAATGATGCGGAGAAGGGTAGTGACATTGATCCACAAGAAGCTCAGCAAACTCTTGAAATAGCGGAGGCTAATGTGAAAAAGGCTGAAGGAAGGAGACAAAAAATTGAGGCAAATCTAGCTCTCCGACGAGCTAGAACACGGGTGGAGGCTATCAATCCGAAGGAAATTACGCGGAAGCTTTGCAGAATTATTATGAAGCTATGCGACTAGAAATTGATCCCTATGATCGAAGTTATATACTCTATAATAAATGCTCTTTTTTCCCGTTTGAGAAGCTGTGATCGGAACTTCTTTCGCTTTGAACGACTCCGGTCCTATTGAATCTCTTGCCGCGGCTAGTCTCTTTGTAGTAGTAATAGCGGGAGGGGGGAACTCTTTTGAAAGAAGAAAGGATTTGGTCTCAATAAAAGAGCCTATGAAAAGAAAAGAAAATGGAATTGAAAGTTCCTTGCCTTAGACTTCGAGTTGACAGAGAGGAATGACAGAACTCTTGGCCTTACGAGACGCGGGCAACTTTGCTATTCAAAGGGATAGAAGTAAGAAAATGTTGGAAGAGATAGACCTCTTTCGCTTAGTTGGATTACGGGCCTTTGTGAAGGTGACCTTCTTTCGGGCGAGAGGCTCACCGCGGGTGCCGTAGTCAAGAGAGAATCCTTTATGTTCTGTTACCGGTCTAGTGCGCTAGTGCAATTATAGAAAGATTCCTTTTCAGAGGCCACTAAAAGCCCTTTTATGGCACGTTTACCCCCTTCCAGGGGTTCTGTTAACACGAGGGGTTTTAAACGTCGCATTTCAGCTTCCAGAGACCGCTCTCTCATTGGGATTGGGAAGGGTCGAGTCTTTTTCTGAGTCGTGAATCTCCTCGGTACTTGAACTTGATTCTTTAAAGCCGGGAACTCCATTCAATTAGCCGGGCATAAGCTCTCCCCTTGCTTAGCTCCTTTTTGTAAAGCGCAAAAGCTAAAGCGCTACATAGAGCTCTTTTATTATAGGGCGAGGAGTCTGCTTCCTAAATCCCATTTTAGAGGGCAGGTATCACGCTCTATACGATTGTCAGCTAAGTAAATAGATGGGGCAGATGAAGAAAGAAAGCGCTTTGAAAGTCGTAAACCACACGAAATCAGGCTTCACCTTAGCTACTAAGAGGCTTCCTCTGGCAACGACTTTCATTTTTCCAAAGATTGAATTCTTACCGGCATACGCTAGGAGCATCACTCTGACGCTAGGAGCTTTCTTTCTTCCCCTTGTTAGCAATCCTCTTTGGTTTCTTACATGACAGCTTTCGAAGCAAGCTAGTCAAGCAATAACAGCGGGATCAGGGAATGTGAACTCAGACAGTACGGGAAGAGCCACCCTTTTCCTCTCAAGCGAGAGCAGCTGAAAGGAAGTGACGGAAGCCAGCTAGAAGCTTAAGTGAATCTCTTTGGCGAGGTCAAGAATCCGTCTATTCAACGGGGCTATTAGAGAAGTAAAGGGTAGAAAAATCTTCCTTCAGTAAGTAAGGTCCATGGATTCGTGTGAGTGGCTTTGTCTTTCGTGAGCGTAGGCAGTAAAGGAGCACGTATGCGCAGGTGCCGGGGTGAAAGCTCAATCCAAGACATGAAAGCGGAATCACAACTGTCAAAGTAAGTAGGTCAATGCCAATGAAAAAAGACATGGTTTAGCTTAGTCTAGTCCTAAGGAAAGCAAATGACATAGAATAAGATGTCATCTCATGTCCTCTTTAAATGGGGCACGAAGGCTAAAAGAAAAAGTAAGGTGCGAAGGGCACTCCTTAAACCGCTTTCTAGTTGAAGATGGAGGTGAGGGAAGACAGAAGGAATAGCATAATTAGTAACCTCTTGCAGCATTCTTCTTGTATTAGTTAGAAATAAGACTAGAAAAAGAGAATTCCTTTTGGTTAAGATAAAGATTAATGGATAGAAAGATTCATGGGTCGAAGCGAAAGGAGCTCAGCTCAGGGGCCTGTGTGCCTTGTTTCCAAGATCCGGTGGATAGCTTTCATATTCCCTAGGGCTTTCATTCAGATGGAGGGGCAGTCTGAATTCATCAACCAAAGATGAAAGTAAGAGAGGCAATTCTTAAGATTCTTTGATCCCGAAAGCCCAACACTCGGCCTAGGAATTCTTGTCCGAACCTTCCATCCGTAAGCCAATCAATCGAAAAGACAAGTCGGCCATCATTCGACACCTTCCACCGATAAAGCATGCTATCAAAGGAAAGAGTCACCCAAGAAGGCATTTCCAACCAAAACTTCACCTGTCGCAGAACCGTAACCCATCACTTGGCCTCTCCATGAATGTGCATGCCTAGATCTTCGTCATTCTCTTCCACCGAAAGCAAGAATGGCATAATCAATCGCATCTGCAACCGAAACCCAAGCTGGCGAATAAGCAAGTGATTGGTCTTTTTTAGTCTTTATTAGCTTGATCGGCAACTGGGACACAAACGAAGGAGCTTTTAGAATGACTTCAATTGGCACACACAACATTACCCCAACTCTTCCTTAGCCTCTTAGACTGCCTTGCCTGACCTTGAGCTCTTCGCTTCGTGCCTTACTTCTGCTCTAACGAGAACTCGGAGTTAGAAGTCGGATTTGAAGCTGGACTTTCCCTATATGACATTTCTTTAAAGTCCGCTTCGAAGCTTCCAGGTTTACTTGTTTTATATTATGGTTATAGAGAATAACTCGGTCCCTTGCTTCCATTAGTCAGGCGCAGGGATCTCATCTCTTTAGCGTCAATTATTCCTTTTGCATATATATCTCGTCGATAAAAAAGAAATGATTTGACTTTCCCGTAGCTTTCTTCAAAACTCTTTCTTTTCTCTTTTCTTCTCACCTCATAGTTTTGAAATGAATGTCTTTTTTCTTCTTGCTTCGCCTTCGCACAGAAGAACGAAAGGAGAAATCAATGCTCTAACGCCGGGATATCTCACGTGTCCGATAACGAGAACGTCAGCTATGGCCTTAGGTCATCTTTCTGTTCAAGAATCGGTAGCCTTTTTAAGGAAGACTACCGAGCTCCACGATAGAGACTCTCATCTCTATGCGAATTCTGACTTTGATTGGAAATCTCTGAGCGCTCGCTCGACTTCAGAAATGACTCTACTTGCTTACTAGCTGCCTTTATGACTCATCTCAGAATTTGACTTGTTAATTTATAGAACTGAGTACACTAGGATAACGGTAGTTTCCTCTGTTTTTATGAACCCACAGCATTCCTTCTCTGTAAACCCCTCTATCTTCGTCATAACCAAACTGCATATCTCGAACCAAGCCCGAGTAGACTGCTTTAGACCATAGATCGCCTTTGTTCACCTGAACACTTATACCATTTCTGCCTTCGCATAGGTAAAGTATGGGAGGAACTAGAGATTACAACAAGATATTAATCCTCATCAGAGAACAATAAAGTTCAACGAATCGGATACAACCCTTGTTGGTGCTCCATTCGGTACCATTAGAATAACCATGCAGTTTTAAATGACTATGTGCTCGGAATATCCTAATTGGAAAGTTTTCCAACTTTCCAACCGGGGCTGATAACCCCGGATGATGCCATAAAAAAAGGTTCTAAATTGGCTCCTTATAATATTCAGGATAATTACATTCTTGAAAGGATCAAGGGCTCTACCCTCTCGCATAAAGTCTTACGCTCTTATCGTCAACCTTCATGGCTTTTTGCTCGTTTGGTCTCGCTATTTCATTCCTGGTTCTCTCTTTCAAGCTTCTTTCCATCCTGGGGATTTCTTCTCATTCCGTCCGTTCTGCTAGCTGGTGTCGCCTTCTCTCTTACTTATCTATTCCCATCCATCTTTACCTCTCCTACTCCACTACTTCCCTCCTTCAAGGCGTGATTAATGCGCCTTAAACCTCTCTCTTGAAAAAGAGCATTTTTTAGTGGAGCCTTAGCACGTGAACCCATAGGAACAGGGCCCTTCTTCTTTGCAAAAAAGCTTCTGAATTATCATCACATCAGTAGGCGCAGAAAGCAAATCTTGGTATTGACTTATTGAAAATCTCTTTGAGATTGCTTAGACAAATCTTTTTGTGTGAGGCCGCTCCACCTTTCTTACCTTGTTTTTTGGGCTTCAAATTCTGTGACTCATAAGCCCTCCGTATCTAAAGATAGATGGCTAAAGGGCGGGTTCCGCAGTTAACTAAGAAGGCGATCGATTGGCTTGGAGAGGAAACCGGGGACTGAAAACTAAAAGGATAGGAATGAATTGAATAAAGAAAGAATATATAGAACCTTGAGCATTTTCTCTTCTCGGCAATGGTTGAGAGTAAAAAAGGGGTATCCGCATAGAAGGATTGCTGGTATACCGGGTAGATGTTTATCTTTTCGACTTCAGCGAAAATGTTCAAAGCACCACCTTCGTCAATTATCTTGATGTCGAAAGGGAAGAGGACAGGGTCTTACTTACAACAAAGTCAAAAAAAGGGGAAGTTTCCTGTCTTAGTTTCACTTCCTTGAACTGGCTACTACCGCGCAACGTGCCCTTGCTTGGTGGGTCGTTAATTAATCAGTTTTAAAAAGAGGGATGGATTTCGACCTTGCTTTGAGTCGTCAGGCTAGTAAAGCGCTACTTCTAAAACGATCGTTAAGGTCATTCACTCGATTCCCTCGGTGGCTCTGCTACCGATGGATCAAGATATGCTGCCTGCCTATCATGCCAAAGGCGCTGCTGGTGGATATGCCAAAGATGTCCTGGCTCTGAACCGGGTACTTGAAATGCTAAAGGTACTTCTTATGGTCCTGCTTCAACCACCCTTCCTTCTCTACCTTTTTCTTCAAAAAACTTAAGCTACTTAGACTGATGCTGGCGATCTCGAAGGGAGATATCTGGACCTGGAGCTACTCGTCTTGATCTTTATTATATTAGGATGCGAGGAAGGGGAAAGAAGGTGATAAGCAAGAAGAGGAAAGAAGAATGTTAAAGAAGTCCCTATAAGTACTTCACTTAGCCTTTCTATAGTCTTTCTTCCCCTCTTCCCTCAAAGCGCGCTCTTTCATCCATGCGCATGGTTCTTACTTTCATTTCCCCCCGGAGCGCATCTTGTTTTCAAAGATGAGTTGTAGATGAGTCGGTTCGATCACCCCGCATATCG
This DNA window, taken from Capsicum annuum cultivar Jeju mitochondrion, complete genome, encodes the following:
- the orf484 gene encoding hypothetical protein, yielding MSCREGFMSPQTETKASVGFKAGVKEYKLTYYTPEYQTKDTDILAAFRVTPQPGVPPEEAGAAVAAESSTGTWTTVWTDGLTSLDRYKGRCYRIERVVGEKDQYIAYVAYPLDLFEEGSVTNMFTSIVGNVFGFKALRALRLEDLRVPTAYIKTFQGPPHGIQVERDKLNKYGRPLLGCTIKPKLGLSAKNYGRAVYECLRGGLDFTKDDENVNSQPFMRWRDRFLFCAEALFKAQTETGEIKGHYLNATAGTCEEMMKRAVFARELGVPIVMHDYLTGGFTANTSLAHYCRDNGLLLHIHRAMHAVIDRQKNHGMHFRVLAKALRMSGGDHIHAGTVVGKLEGERDITLGFVDLLRDDFVEQDRSRGIYFTQDWVSLPGVIPVASGGIHVWHMPALTEIFGDDSVLQFGGGTLGHPWGNAPGAVANRVALEACVKARNEGRDLAREGNEIIREASKWSPELAAACEVWKEIVFHFAAVDVLDK
- the orf498 gene encoding hypothetical protein, with amino-acid sequence MRINPTTSGSGVSTLEKKNLGRVVQIIGPVLDVAFPPGKMPNIYNALVVQGRDSVDQPINVACEVQQLLGNNRVRAVAMSATDGLTRGMEVIDTGAPISVPVGGATLGRIFNVLGEPVDNLGPVDTSTTSPIHRSAPAFIQLDTKLSIFETGIKVVDLLAPYRRGGKIGLFGGAGVGKTVLIMELINNIAKAHGGVSVFGGVGERTREGNDLYMEMKESGVINEENIAESKVALVYGQMNEPPGARMRVGLTALTMAEYFRDVNEQDVLLFIDNIFRFVQAGSEVSALLGRMPSAVGYQPTLSTEMGSLQERITSTKEGSITSIQAVYVPADDLTDPAPATTFAHLDATTVLSRGLAAKGIYPAVDPLDSTSTMLQPRIVGEEHYETAQRVKQTLQRYKELQDIIAILGLDELSEEDRLLVARARKIERFLSQPFFVAEVFTGSPGKYVGLAETIRGFQLILSGELDGLPEQAFYLVGNIDEATAKAMNLEMESNLKK
- the orf147 gene encoding hypothetical protein; the protein is MTLNLSVLTPNRIVWDSEVEEIVLSTNSGQIGILPNHAPIATAVDIGILRIRLNNQWLTMALMGGFARIGNNEITVLVNDAEKGSDIDPQEAQQTLEIAEANVKKAEGRRQKIEANLALRRARTRVEAINPKEITRKLCRIIMKLCD